The following are encoded together in the Scomber japonicus isolate fScoJap1 chromosome 20, fScoJap1.pri, whole genome shotgun sequence genome:
- the LOC128381842 gene encoding neoverrucotoxin subunit alpha-like, with amino-acid sequence MAALGRPFTLGMLYDTRKGVLIPGFTLWDTKTLQENTVETSQRCSDFHITSSDSIESKSSLLDIEASLKVSFMSGLIEVGGSAKYLNDKKKFKNQSRVTLQYKTTTNFKQLSMNKFAILDEQQKVDIEKSSATHVVIGILYGANAVFVFDSEKLDASNVQEIQGHMEAVIKKIPSFDIQGKVDIKLTEEEKALTNKFSCKFFGDLILESNPATFEEAVKTYVDLPKLLGENRENAVPLKVWMMPLKNLDSKAAELKAEVSTGLVKNVENNVEDLGTVEMRLNDCLADSVSKNFPQIRKSLIRFQKQRNNYTSGLQEAIAKTVISIHEGKEDESSLKKLLEDRDKSPFSHEKLSKWLDQKEREINVIGSCVDMMKGTNTKIVPNQSELDEEVLAPGVEDALCFVFTSLESDDSCLKAMQNYSRSLELRSSDEEPWYFSNEVLTKIREKAKAFHDLAKPLKDSSTVRFIATAIANEKHKGATIYHYNEGILVTDDFSKPPVPLVEKIKDKSVLMWYACDLSLDPNTVNYNLTLSDDNKKVTYGAKQDYPDNPERFDVYPQVLCREGLSGRHYWEVEFSEDYNEEKAVGVAYKQIGRKGNKYIHLGSNAQSWCFAHNDKWWTGPIPSTGFKRVGVYLDWPGGTLSFYNVSSNKLSHLHTFRAHFTQPLYPGCRILTKTGSLFFRPVD; translated from the exons ATGGCTGCCCTGGGTCGACCTTTCACCTTGGGGATGCTCTACGATACTCGTAAAGGTGTACTGATCCCAG GTTTCACGTTGTGGGATACCAAAACTTTACAAGAGAACACAGTTGAAACCTCTCAGCGCTGTAGTGACTTTCACATTACATCATCTGACTCCATTGAATCCAAGTCCTCTCTGCTGGATATTGAAGCTTCCCTGAAGGTCAGCTTCATGAGTGGACTGATTGAAGTTGGAGGATCTGCCAAGTACCTGAATGATAAGAAGAAATTCAAGAATCAGAGCAGGGTGACCTTACAGTACAAAACTACCACCAACTTCAAGCAGTTGTCCATGAATAAATTTGCAATCCTGGACGAGCAACAGAAAGTTGATATTGAGAAGAGCTCAGCCACACACGTGGTCATTGGCATCCTTTATGGAGCAAATGCTGTCTTTGTATTTGACAGTGAGAAGTTAGATGCGAGCAATGTTCAGGAGATCCAGGGCCACATGGAAGCTGTGATAAAGAAGATACCATCATTTGATATTCAGGGGAAAGTTGACATAAAGCtgactgaagaagaaaaagcccTGACAAACAAATTCTCCTGCAAATTCTTTGGAGATCTCATTCTTGAAAGCAACCCTGCAACATTTGAAGAGGCAGTGAAGACCTATGTAGACCTTCCAAAGCTCCTGGGAGAAAATAGAGAGAACGCTGTTCCACTTAAGGTCTGGATGATGCCGTTGAAGAATTTGGATTCTAAAGCTGCTGAGCTGAAGGCTGAGGTCAGCACTGGATTAGTGAAGAACGTTGAAAATAATGTCGAAGATCTTGGGACGGTCGAAATGAGATTAAATGATTGTCTGGCAGACAGCGTGTCAAAGAACTTTCCACAGATTCGTAAAAGTCTGATAAGGTTCCAAAAACAGCGTAATAATTACACATCTGGACTCCAAGAGGCCATAGCGAAGACAGTCATCTCCATccatgaaggaaaagaagatgagagCTCACTGAAGAAACTCTTGGAAGACAGAGACAAGTCACCATTCAGTCATGAAAAACTAAGCAAGTGGCTGGatcaaaaagagagagagatcaatgTCATTGGGTCCTGTGTAGACATGATGAAgggaacaaacacaaagatcGTCCCAAATCAGTCAGAGTTGGATGAAGAGGTTCTTGCTCCAGGTGTAGAAGATGCTCTGTGCTTTGTCTTCACCTCTCTGGAAAGTGATGACAGTTGCCTTAAAGCGATGCAGAACTACTCACGTTCACTTGAATTAAGAAGTTCTGATGAAGAACCCTGGTACTTCTCAAATGAAGTGTTAACCAAAATTAGAGAAAAAGCCAAAGCTTTCCATGATCTTGCCAAACCTCTCAAGGACAGCAGCACTGTCCGTTTCATTGCAACAGCCATAGCAAATGAGAAACACAAAGGAGCGACCATCTACCATTACAATGAGGGCATTCTGGTCACTGATGACTTTTCAAAGCCTCCCGTCCCTCTTGTGGAGAAGATCAAAGACAAAAGTGTTTTAATGTGGT atgcctgtgatcTCTCCCTGGACCCAAACACAGTAAACTACAACCTTACTCTATCTGATGACAACAAGAAGGTGACATATGGGGCAAAGCAGGACTATCCTGATAACCCAGAGAGGTTTGATGTTTACCCTCAGGTGTTGTGCAGAGAGGGGCTGAGTGGGCGCCATTACTGGGAGGTAGAGTTCAGTGAGGATTATAATGAAGAAAAAGCTGTAGGTGTTGCATACAAACAAATTGGCAGGAAAGGGAACAAGTACATTCATTTAGGAAGTAATGCTCAGTCTTGGTGTTTTG CACACAATGATAAGTGGTGGACTGGCCCTATTCCCTCTACTGGCTTCAAACGTGTTGGAGTGTATCTGGACTGGCCTGGtggcactctgtccttttaCAATGTCTCCTCTAACAAACTGAgtcacctccacaccttcaggGCTCATTTCACACAGCCTCTTTACCCTGGCTGCCGCATTCTCACCAAAACCGGATCTCTGTTCTTTCGCCCCGTTGACTAA